One Formosa agariphila KMM 3901 genomic window, ACTGTTTGTAGCGTTCAATCTATGAATGCGCAATCTAAAGGAGAACGTAAAGAACCGCCTTCAGCTGAAGAAATGATGAAGAAAATGGATGCTGATGAAGATGGTCAGCTTTCTGCAGAAGAAGTAAAAGGCCCTTTAAAAGATAGTTTTGCAGATATAGATACAGACGAAAATGGCTTTATCTCTTTAGAAGAATTAGAAAAGGCGCCTAAACCAAAAGGAAGACCGTCTAGAGATTAAATACAACTTCCCCCTAATAATTACATTAAATAGTGCTGATGCTAGGTTTGTTAAGAGCTAAACAAACCTAGCATTTTTTATATCTAGACAGCAGGAAATCCGAATAAATTAGAATTGCAAGCATTCCTGAGAAAAGTGTCATTATCTTTGCCGAAAATTACATTATGTCAAAATCCTTTTCTGAATTAGGAATACAAGAAACTTTGTTACAAAGTTTAACCGATTTAAAGATTACTGTACCTACAGATATCCAAACCAAAACCATTCCTTTAATTTTAAATGAAACTAAAGACCTAGTAGCTTTAGCGAAAACAGGAACAGGGAAAACCGCAGCTTTCGGACTGCCTTTACTTCAGCTTATTAATACAAAAGAAGAATCTATTCAAGCGTTAATCTTAGCGCCTACACGTGAATTAGGTCAGCAGATATTTTCAAATTTAACAGATTTGGCAGCTTATAATCCTGAAATTTCTAT contains:
- a CDS encoding EF-hand domain-containing protein, encoding MKSQVLKTVLGIALVTVCSVQSMNAQSKGERKEPPSAEEMMKKMDADEDGQLSAEEVKGPLKDSFADIDTDENGFISLEELEKAPKPKGRPSRD